A portion of the Lolium rigidum isolate FL_2022 chromosome 1, APGP_CSIRO_Lrig_0.1, whole genome shotgun sequence genome contains these proteins:
- the LOC124698027 gene encoding disease resistance protein RPM1-like, producing MADTLSIVLRKVSLFLGEAVSEKLGTELVEVASVRTDFEYRMKRTESELVILQAFIGQVNTHNVGDKTFEAWLGQVTNVAHQVEDIIDEYSFLTSQAAVINNFFKRKFHQAKSFAAWKSLSNQIDEVETRIQRISTMKDRYAISVGEPGKNSTLQYARQLSLSDSAYLSDDAELVGNASEIERLKQWLLSEQQDQSIMSILGMGGLGKTTIASSVYKSQQISRVFDCYAWVTLSLNYQVEDLMRQIMKQLIDQRSHMASGIETMSRVGIIGELQSYLRDKKYLIVLDDVWDTNDWLFFNSALVRNNRGSRVLVTTRKKDVASVANDGFVVELKILPYTEAWHLFCQKAFRRLDDKICPVNLRPWAEKIVKKCQGLPLALVAIGSLLSYRELEEQEWSSLHNQISWQLANSPELSWIMGILNLSLNDLPGYLKNCFLYCSLFPEDYKIKRRWICRLWVTEGLVEERGSGTTMEEVAECYLNELTRRSLLEVAERNVHGRARSFQMHDLVRDACLTVANREKFAVVYGASGINQVTSEARRLFVQKDARSLKVAAASQIRSFILFDTQVASSWIHDISSNFRLIRVLCLRFANIHQVPGVVSDLLNLHYLDLAHTKVKHIPASFGKLRNLQVLDLRFSYVEQLPWEITLLTKLRHLYVYMVHDVQERIFDCFSATNMLGNICCLENLQTLQCVSANKDMITQLGNLTLMRSLAIMKMRQNYIAELWGSLAKMPSLSRLIIFAHSKDEVLNLVVLKPLPNLKLFWLRGRLYDGVLPQMFTSFEKLATLKLDCCFLKKDPISSFAHMLNLVDLKLYKTYDGEQLKFRAGWFPKLNSLDLGGMEHLNSIEIEECTMKVLHRLEMVGLRDLSVIRRGIEHFPQVTKMLLIDMPKEFIDRLQGADSYIVQHISNIQSFESSNSQEVNKLVLLPHLAKKYGTGWWELS from the exons ATGGCAGATACACTATCTATTGTTCTCAGAAAAGTATCTCTGTTCCTCGGAGAAGCAGTGTCGGAGAAGCTGGGCACAGAGCTAGTGGAGGTAGCATCGGTTCGGACAGATTTCGAGTATCGCATGAAAAGGACCGAGAGCGAGTTAGTGATTCTGCAGGCATTTATCGGTCAGGTTAACACACATAACGTTGGCGACAAGACATTTGAGGCCTGGCTGGGCCAAGTTACAAATGTTGCCCATCAGGTAGAAGACATAATTGACGAATATAGTTTCCTCACTTCTCAAGCTGCGGTCATAAACAACTTCTTCAAGAGGAAATTCCATCAGGCCAAGAGCTTTGCAGCATGGAAGAGCCTGTCAAACCAGATTGATGAAGTAGAAACTCGAATTCAGCGGATATCCACAATGAAGGATCGTTATGCTATATCTGTAGGAGAACCAGGCAAGAATAGCACACTGCAGTATGCCAGACAGCTCTCTCTATCAGATTCTGCTTATCTATCTGATGATGCCGAGTTAGTGGGCAATGCCAGTGAAATTGAAAGGTTGAAACAATGGCTACTCTCAGAGCAACAAGACCAATCGATCATGTCAATTCTTGGTATGGGAGGTCTAGGCAAAACCACCATAGCAAGCAGTGTCTACAAAAGCCAACAAATTAGTAGAGTGTTTGACTGTTATGCTTGGGTGACTCTATCTCTGAATTATCAAGTTGAGGACCTGATGAGACAAATCATGAAGCAGCTGATCGACCAAAGATCCCACATGGCTAGTGGTATCGAGACAATGAGTCGTGTAGGAATAATTGGGGAACTTCAGAGCTACCTACGGGACAAGAAATATTTGATTGTCCTGGATGATGTATGGGATACAAATGACTGGTTATTTTTTAATTCTGCACTTGTTAGAAACAATCGTGGAAGTAGAGTGCTAGTGACAACTCGCAAAAAAGATGTTGCTTCCGTAGCAAATGATGGATTTGTTGTGGAGCTTAAAATTCTCCCGTATACTGAAGCATGGCACCTATTCTGTCAAAAGGCATTCCGTAGATTAGACGACAAAATATGCCCAGTAAATCTGAGGCCTTGGGCAGAGAAAATTGTGAAAAAGTGCCAAGGACTTCCCCTGGCTCTCGTCGCAATTGGGAGCCTATTATCTTACCGAGAATTAGAGGAGCAAGAGTGGAGCTCTCTACACAACCAAATTAGCTGGCAATTAGCTAACAGTCCAGAGCTTAGTTGGATTATGGGTATTCTGAATCTTAGCTTGAATGATCTCCCAGGCTATTTAAAGAATTGCTTCCTATACTGCAGCCTTTTCCCTGAAGACTACAAGATCAAGAGAAGATGGATCTGCAGGCTTTGGGTCACAGAAGGTCTTGTTGAGGAAAGAGGTTCTGGGACAACAATGGAGGAAGTTGCTGAGTGTTACCTAAACGAGCTCACACGGCGTTCTCTTCTCGAAGTTGCAGAAAGGAATGTTCATGGAAGAGCTAGATCATTTCAGATGCACGACCTTGTGCGCGATGCATGTCTGACTGTTGCAAACAGAGAGAAGTTTGCCGTTGTATATGGCGCATCTGGTATAAATCAGGTTACCTCTGAAGCCCGCCGTCTGTTTGTTCAGAAGGATGCTCGGTCTTTAAAAGTTGCTGCAGCATCACAGATccgttcttttattttgtttgacaCACAAGTAGCATCAAGTTGGATACATGACATTTCATCTAATTTTAGACTTATCCGGGTCCTCTGTCTAAGGTTTGCTAACATTCACCAAGTGCCAGGTGTTGTCTCAGACTTACTTAATTTGCACTATTTGGATTTAGCTCACACAAAGGTTAAGCATATACCAGCATCGTTTGGGAAACTTAGGAACCTACAAGTTTTGGACCTCAGGTTCAGCTACGTGGAGCAGCTGCCATGGGAAATAACACTCCTGACTAAACTGAGGCATCTGTATGTATACATGGTGCATGATGTTCAAGAAAGGATATTTGACTGCTTTTCTGCTACAAATATGCTTGGAAATATTTGTTGTCTGGAGAATCTGCAAACCTTACAATGTGTCTCAGCCAATAAAGACATGATTACACAGCTCGGGAACTTGACACTGATGAGAAGTTTGGCTATAATGAAAATGCGTCAAAACTACATCGCGGAATTATGGGGTTCTTTGGCCAAGATGCCTAGCCTCAGTAGGTTGATTATTTTTGCTCACAGCAAGGATGAGGTTCTTAACCTGGTAGTGCTGAAGCCCTTACCGAATCTGAAGTTATTCTGGTTGCGAGGGAGGTTGTATGACGGAGTGCTCCCACAAATGTTCACAAGTTTTGAGAAGCTCGCTACTTTGAAACTTGACTGCTGTTTTCTAAAGAAAGATCCCATTAGCTCGTTTGCACACATGCTGAATCTAGTTGATCTCAAACTTTACAAGACTTATGATGGGGAACAATTAAAATTTCGTGCAGGATGGTTTCCCAAGCTCAATTCTCTTGACTTAGGTGGCATGGAACATCTGAATTCGATTGAGATAGAGGAATGCACAATGAAGGTTTTACATAGATTGGAGATGGTTGGCCTAAGGGacct CTCAGTGATTAGGCGAGGGATAGAGCACTT